The genomic interval ACCAGCAAGGACTTGGCGCAGCCGATGGATGGAACACCCAACAACAAACCGCCATGACTCGCGATGCCGAGCCGCCGCGGGTGCGCGATGCCGTGTCCGTCGAAGATGAGCACATCGGGCCGCACCTCGAGCCGCTCCCAGGCCACCGCCACCACGGGCAGCTCGCGAAACGACAACAGCCCCGGCACATAAGGAAACCGGAGCGGCACCGCCGAGCCGGCCTGCGCGATGGGGGCCAGTGTGGCCGCATCCAACACCACGATTCCGCCATAGCCCGTGTCCCGTCCCTTCTCGGTGGACACGTCCGCGCCCGCGATGCGCTCCACCCTCAGCCCGGGAGGCGGCTGGAGCACCACCCGCCCCCGAAGCTCGCGCTGAATCTCCACCGCTTCCTTCGGCGTGACGTCCCAGCGGTGAAATCCCACCTGAAGCTTCATGCGCCCCCCGTCTCCTGACGAACCTGGACTCTGTGGCGACACCTGTTCCAGACAACCCGGCATGGCGCCGGCGGGTGCTGCTCCGTGAGGCATTGAACGCTCCCACCG from Myxococcus stipitatus carries:
- the nfi gene encoding deoxyribonuclease V (cleaves DNA at apurinic or apyrimidinic sites), which codes for MKLQVGFHRWDVTPKEAVEIQRELRGRVVLQPPPGLRVERIAGADVSTEKGRDTGYGGIVVLDAATLAPIAQAGSAVPLRFPYVPGLLSFRELPVVAVAWERLEVRPDVLIFDGHGIAHPRRLGIASHGGLLLGVPSIGCAKSLLVGKHGRLGEARGSTSPIVHQGEVVGMAVRTRKSVQPVYVSPGHLMDLPTAVELVLRASPKYREPETTRHAHRMVNALRRADGEAAEVE